One window of the Podospora pseudopauciseta strain CBS 411.78 chromosome 4, whole genome shotgun sequence genome contains the following:
- the BUD2 gene encoding GTPase activating factor (EggNog:ENOG503NUJW; COG:T), which yields MDTRSFGSSGSSNSSSSSVSGNGGAPALPERPAQSSVLAPVSEVPSLRGMERLSTSNLRSTFRPSLVVQHRGDTAVTPEPADVALDSRDRTGQASRAFGSVSPQTSPRTIPGVPASLPVRRQGVVFNDSFAGSYEANSSSPPLRPPPSFRPRTHTMDGAFRQQLAPTVEARHRVGSFSSSLPVADELRLPPLQPPLDSYRLPDLQQTSLSTSAQKDKKSAGTRSRLTKRPSSRPSSPLLSLPPSVDSLLLPIPTTDANKVLLLMKNLCGRMRGDIEYQRESGGPWHSGVCYIEEDKGSLMFDPGDRGPFHTTLVPDLRGCRVVPMEQMDGEYQCLELIAPQLTSTLLLRPLVAEELDLWLAALLCWQQLRPPASKQTPPRATTTAAPARPEVKRRVSSSGLRDTPVIKVGKVMLWDKGIATSPRAIVKRPSTRDLKSAQTAWRKVSCILHDNGELKLMTENDVTVLSVIELPQLARSAIQQLDRSVLDEDYCLAIFPIYSSTSTQLSIFRPIYVSLESRVLFEVWFVLLRAFTVPDVYTLDPASGGQVCEVADLQAEPPGETFRLEKTISVRVTEAKLRGRTLIADGQASDRHNKSADHEGITGNYLAEVILDGEVRARTTTKMNTKKPFWREDCEFVDLPASLPYLSVLLKRIDGNMESFTHQLQATLGLARTGNLAEVLCGAVDIPLHQLDRGKDHEQWFPICDERHQSVGSMLVRLHHEELVVLLSKHYQPLSDLLHRFSSGLTAQITEALPGNLRRVAETFLNIFQVSGTSNEWLMNMVEEEIDGIGSQATLKKPRFSSRLKSSDSLESTSDREQIVRDMGKSLQGEANLLFRGNSLLTQALEFHMRRLGKEYLHETLAEKIFEINELNPNCEVDPSKLQQGEDAQHHWNHLIQLTSELWGCIAASASRLPPELRHILKYIRAVAEDRYGDFLRTVTYTSVSGFLFLRFLCPAILNPKLFGLLRDHPQPRAQRTLTLIAKGLQALANLSTIGKKETWMEPMNRFLTAQRQAFKDFLDAVCAIPAERTKMTLQASYSTPVAIMGRLSPLAREGFPSLPYLLDPGRNFAALVKLWMDAHPITASASKVYTGDLLKFHTMCVDLYRRATACYSQIETLRSAVDAVSQLPDNDRISLTDALDRISLGDTLHISPYSNSSHTAFWFDAEGRPPGSAGSDVVLDHTSLALSPSSHSKFDSRFGGGNSGGGNNRQVSRSSEMSGAYGGGNPGGGGAAGTVRNLPRKLLNGFIRKARTVSPDMPEGATSSSSTPSSGTPWDREQQVQERGRDKQYEREHKRREKDRDRGRDRD from the coding sequence ATGGACACCAGATCGTTTGGtagcagcggcagcagtaacagcagcagcagcagcgtcaGCGGGAATGGTGGCGCCCCTGCGCTCCCTGAGCGTCCAGCACAAAGCTCAGTGCTTGCTCCAGTGTCCGAGGTGCCGTCGTTGCGAGGCATGGAGAGGCTGTCCACCAGTAACCTTCGCAGCACCTTCCGTCCCAGCCTGGTCGTGCAGCACCGTGGTGACACAGCCGTCACACCTGAGCCGGCCGACGTCGCACTCGACAGCCGCGACAGAACTGGCCAGGCGTCCCGCGCTTTCGGTTCCGTGTCACCTCAGACCTCTCCCAGAACGATACCCGGTGTCCCGGCCAGCCTGCCTGTGAGGCGCCAGGGTGTGGTCTTTAACGATTCCTTTGCCGGGTCCTATGAGGCCAATTCGTCCAGTCCTCCGCTTCGACCGCCGCCCTCGTTTCGTCCCAGGACACACACGATGGACGGTGCTTTCCGCCAACAGCTTGCCCCGACCGTCGAGGCACGACACCGCGTCGGCTCCTTTTCCTCGTCTCTCCCCGTGGCTGATGAGCTCAGGCTGCCGCCTCTCCAGCCACCCCTTGACTCATACCGACTCCCAGATCTCCAGCAGACATCACTCAGCACGTCTGCTCAAAAGGACAAGAAGTCGGCAGGCACCCGCAGTCGTTTGACAAAACGGCCCTCGTCTCGGCCCAGCTCGCCCCTGCTTTCCCTCCCGCCATCAGTTGActcgttgctgctgcccataCCCACAACTGATGCGAAcaaggtgctgctgctgatgaagAATCTCTGCGGCAGGATGCGAGGCGATATAGAGTACCAGCGAGAAAGCGGCGGGCCCTGGCACAGCGGTGTATGCTATATAGAAGAGGATAAAGGAAGCCTAATGTTTGACCCAGGGGACCGGGGCCCTTTTCACACCACACTGGTTCCTGACCTGCGTGGGTGCAGGGTGGTGCCAATGGAACAAATGGATGGAGAATACCAATGCCTGGAACTCATCGCTCCCCAGCTGACATCAACCCTTCTCTTGCGGCCGCTGGTGGCCGAAGAGCTCGATCTCTGGCTGGCGGCGCTTCTTTGCTGGCAACAACTGCGACCGCCCGCTTCAAAGCAGACACCACCTCGCGCGACCACCACAGCAGCTCCAGCACGACCCGAGGTCAAGCGCCGTGTGTCTTCTTCGGGCCTGCGCGACACCCCCGTAATCAAAGTTGGCAAGGTCATGCTGTGGGACAAGGGCATCGCCACCTCCCCTCGCGCCATCGTCAAACGACCCTCGACCCGTGATCTCAAGTCAGCGCAAACTGCATGGAGAAAGGTGTCTTGTATTCTTCATGACAATGGTGAGCTCAAGCTCATGACGGAAAATGATGTAACGGTGCTCTCGGTCATTGAGCTGCCTCAGCTAGCCAGGTCAGCCATTCAGCAGCTGGACAGATCTGTGTTGGACGAGGACTACTGCCTGGCCATTTTCCCCATATACTCGTCGACCTCCACCCAGCTTTCGATTTTCAGACCAATATATGTGTCACTAGAGTCGCGGGTGCTGTTTGAGGTCTGGTTTGTGCTTTTGCGCGCATTCACTGTTCCTGACGTCTACACTCTGGATCCCGCCAGTGGAGGACAGGTGTGCGAGGTGGCAGATCTCCAAGCTGAGCCTCCTGGTGAGACCTTTAGGCTGGAGAAGACAATATCTGTGAGGGTTACTGAGGCCAAACTACGCGGGCGCACCCTTATTGCAGACGGACAAGCTTCGGATCGCCATAACAAGAGCGCCGATCACGAAGGAATCACGGGCAATTATCTGGCCGAAGTCATCCTCGATGGAGAGGTCAGAGCTCGCACGACAACCAAGATGAACACCAAAAAGCCGTTCTGGCGGGAAGACTGCGAGTTTGTAGACCTCCCTGCGTCGCTGCCTTATCTGTCGGTCCTGCTGAAACGGATTGATGGAAACATGGAGAGCTTCACGCATCAACTGCAAGCTACTTTGGGGTTGGCCAGGACAGGCAACCTGGCTGAAGTTCTCTGCGGTGCTGTTGATATACCACTGCATCAGCTCGACCGAGGAAAGGATCACGAGCAGTGGTTTCCGATCTGCGATGAGAGACACCAGTCTGTCGGCTCCATGCTGGTACGACTACATCACGAGGAGCTTGTGGTGCTCCTATCTAAACATTATCAGCCGCTTTCAGACCTCCTGCATCGCTTTAGCTCTGGACTAACGGCGCAAATTACCGAGGCCCTCCCCGGAAACCTGCGGCGCGTCGCCGAGACGTTTCTCAACATATTCCAGGTTTCAGGCACCTCGAACGAGTGGCTGATGAACAtggttgaggaagagatTGACGGCATTGGAAGCCAGGCCACGCTGAAAAAGCCCAGGTTCAGCAGTCGGCTCAAGTCCAGTGATTCCTTAGAATCCACGAGCGATAGGGAGCAAATTGTTCGCGATATGGGCAAGTCGCTTCAGGGTGAGGCCAATTTGCTGTTCAGGGGCAACTCCCTCTTGACGCAAGCACTCGAGTTTCACATGCGCCGCCTTGGAAAGGAATATTTACACGAAACACTGGCCGAGAAGATATTTGAAATCAACGAGCTCAACCCCAACTGCGAGGTCGATCCCAGCAAGTTGCAGCAGGGCGAGGATGCGCAGCATCATTGGAATCACCTCATCCAGCTGACAAGCGAGCTTTGGGGCTGCATTGCTGCATCAGCGTCACGGTTACCACCCGAGCTCCGGCATATTCTCAAATACATTCGTGCTGTGGCCGAGGATCGATACGGAGATTTCCTCCGCACCGTAACCTACACCTCGGTGTCtggcttcctcttccttcgCTTCCTCTGCCCAGCTATTCTCAACCCGAAACTATTTGGCCTCCTGCGCgaccaccctcaaccccgaGCCCAGCGCACACTAACCCTCATAGCCAAGGGTCTCCAAGCCCTCGcaaacctctccaccatcgGCAAGAAGGAAACCTGGATGGAACCCATGAACCGCTTCCTGACCGCACAGCGCCAGGCCTTCAAAGACTTTCTCGATGCCGTCTGCGCTATCCCCGCCGAACGCACCAAAATGACCCTCCAGGCCTCCTACTCAACCCCAGTCGCCATCATGGGCCGGCTATCACCACTCGCTCGCGAAGGCTTCCCCTCGCTACCCTACCTCCTTGATCCCGGCCGCAACTTCGCCGCCCTCGTCAAGCTCTGGATGGACGcccaccccatcaccgccagcgCTTCCAAGGTGTACACAGGGGACCTTTTGAAATTCCACACCATGTGTGTAGACCTCTACCGCCGAGCAACAGCCTGCTACTCCCAGATCGAAACCCTCCGCAGCGCCGTCGACGCAGTCAGCCAGCTCCCCGACAATGACCGCATCAGCCTCACCGATGCCCTTGATCGGATCAGCCTGGGCGACACACTGCACATCTCACCatacagcaacagcagccacacCGCCTTCTGGTTTGACGCCGAGGGCCGCCCGCCAGGCTCGGCGGGGAGTGATG